In the genome of Fulvivirga maritima, one region contains:
- a CDS encoding DinB family protein: MTQSEIIILNFTEIRRRSIKLWNGLPEKYYNWKPDEKAMSASEMIRHVLEADYGWNLIINQGDMTNYKTPWENRPFISVADELEFAEPYRKTFIESVRQFSDTELNETEIIHPGNGEKKILEKYLLRIGYHESVHAGQFLSYLRSMKIDRPKIWD, encoded by the coding sequence ATGACCCAATCTGAAATCATAATTTTAAATTTTACAGAAATAAGGAGAAGAAGTATAAAACTTTGGAATGGACTACCTGAGAAATATTATAATTGGAAACCTGATGAAAAAGCAATGAGTGCATCAGAAATGATAAGACACGTTTTGGAGGCTGATTATGGATGGAATCTTATTATTAATCAAGGAGATATGACAAATTATAAAACACCTTGGGAAAACCGACCATTCATTAGCGTCGCTGATGAACTCGAATTTGCCGAACCTTATAGAAAAACATTTATAGAAAGTGTACGGCAATTTTCAGATACGGAATTAAACGAAACCGAAATCATTCATCCAGGGAACGGAGAAAAGAAAATACTTGAAAAATATTTATTGCGGATTGGATATCACGAATCAGTTCACGCAGGACAATTTTTGTCGTATTTAAGATCAATGAAAATTGATAGACCAAAAATATGGGATTGA